The proteins below come from a single Piscinibacter gummiphilus genomic window:
- a CDS encoding carboxymuconolactone decarboxylase family protein has product MPRLPYITDEEAGPPELVEAIRKRRGGRLAELDRLLLYSTPFATGWGLMMGRVRTELSLSPLLREIGMLGVAVLNGAEYEFHHHSQPFLDAGGTPSQLEALRKLPAVDALLFNATERAALQLTVEMTRDVKVADATFAAARAALGNDTHLVELIAVISSYNMVSRFLVALDLTPE; this is encoded by the coding sequence ATGCCCCGCCTTCCCTACATCACCGACGAAGAGGCTGGCCCGCCGGAGCTGGTCGAAGCGATCCGCAAACGCCGCGGCGGGCGCCTCGCCGAACTCGACCGGCTGCTGCTCTACAGCACCCCGTTCGCCACCGGCTGGGGCTTGATGATGGGGCGTGTGCGCACCGAACTCTCGCTCTCGCCCCTGCTGCGCGAGATCGGCATGCTGGGCGTGGCAGTGCTCAACGGGGCGGAGTACGAGTTCCACCACCACAGCCAGCCCTTTCTCGATGCGGGCGGCACGCCCTCGCAACTGGAGGCGCTGCGCAAGCTGCCGGCGGTCGATGCGTTGCTCTTCAATGCGACTGAGCGTGCCGCGCTGCAACTCACGGTGGAGATGACGCGCGACGTGAAGGTGGCCGATGCGACCTTCGCTGCCGCCCGCGCCGCGCTCGGCAACGACACGCACCTGGTCGAGCTGATTGCCGTCATCTCGTCCTACAACATGGTGTCGCGCTTCCTCGTGGCCCTCGACCTCACACCCGAGTAG
- a CDS encoding BON domain-containing protein, protein MLALCALGAHAAEPLKNWFDDPFFQVSSAIEGCPTPLGPLMTEAERRVQAHSRAERGTTCWLAGQCDRPNDFAYSADIAEGVRAMVAANAKRFERTSLWVTVQGRVVFIEGCVPDARAGPAIEALAMKVPHVKQAIASVRVGRSGQVPYKPMPR, encoded by the coding sequence GTGCTCGCCCTGTGCGCCCTTGGGGCGCACGCCGCCGAGCCCCTGAAGAACTGGTTCGACGATCCGTTCTTCCAGGTGTCGTCGGCGATCGAAGGCTGCCCCACGCCGCTCGGCCCCCTGATGACCGAGGCCGAGCGGCGTGTGCAAGCGCATTCACGCGCCGAGCGGGGCACGACGTGCTGGCTCGCCGGGCAATGCGACCGGCCCAACGACTTCGCCTATTCGGCCGACATCGCCGAGGGCGTGCGCGCAATGGTGGCCGCAAACGCGAAGCGCTTCGAGCGCACGAGCTTGTGGGTCACCGTCCAGGGCCGGGTGGTGTTCATCGAAGGCTGTGTGCCCGATGCCCGGGCCGGCCCGGCCATCGAGGCACTGGCGATGAAGGTGCCGCATGTGAAGCAGGCGATCGCCAGCGTGCGCGTCGGGCGCTCGGGCCAGGTGCCGTACAAGCCGATGCCGCGCTGA
- a CDS encoding DUF6502 family protein: MHALFLEDHPSPPAAPPSAPDASAVLAACRALLRPLAELAIARGLHHADVDELLRGAFVDAALAAHPDVTPHRAVSRVSTATGLHRREVNRLLQREPALTAKRTPATQVFTRWLSDPAWREQTSLPRQGAGSSFEALAQSVTKDVHPRSLLEELCRLGLARVDEENDRVELLLERFTPAGDEPRMLGFVASNVGDHLQAAVANVLSPKPLHLEQAVFADELSAESVQQLQPLIREQWQRLLRALAPELQKAIDDDAASGRTQDHRLRVGLYGYHAPMQDDPPPHDVIEKAPRRAAARKAARRSSP; encoded by the coding sequence GTGCACGCCTTGTTCCTCGAAGACCACCCCTCGCCGCCTGCCGCCCCGCCCTCCGCGCCCGACGCGTCGGCGGTGCTGGCCGCCTGCCGGGCGCTGCTGAGGCCGCTGGCCGAGCTGGCCATTGCGCGGGGTCTGCATCACGCCGACGTCGACGAGCTGCTGCGAGGCGCCTTCGTCGACGCCGCCCTGGCCGCCCACCCCGATGTGACGCCGCACCGCGCGGTGAGCCGGGTCAGCACCGCCACCGGCCTGCACCGGCGCGAGGTCAATCGCCTCCTTCAACGAGAGCCTGCACTCACTGCGAAGCGCACGCCGGCGACCCAGGTGTTCACCCGCTGGTTGAGCGACCCGGCCTGGCGCGAGCAGACCTCCTTGCCACGCCAAGGGGCCGGCTCCAGCTTCGAGGCCCTGGCCCAGTCGGTCACGAAAGACGTGCACCCGCGCAGCCTGCTGGAAGAGTTGTGCCGGCTAGGGCTGGCGCGCGTCGACGAGGAAAACGACCGCGTGGAGCTCTTGCTCGAACGTTTCACCCCGGCCGGAGACGAGCCGCGCATGCTGGGCTTCGTGGCCAGCAACGTGGGCGACCACCTGCAGGCCGCGGTGGCCAACGTGCTGTCGCCGAAACCGCTGCACCTGGAGCAGGCCGTGTTTGCCGACGAACTTTCAGCCGAGTCGGTGCAACAGCTGCAGCCGCTGATCCGCGAGCAATGGCAGCGACTGCTGCGCGCGCTGGCGCCTGAGCTGCAGAAGGCCATCGACGACGACGCCGCGAGCGGCCGCACCCAGGACCATCGCCTGCGCGTGGGCCTCTACGGCTATCACGCACCGATGCAGGACGATCCCCCACCCCACGACGTGATCGAGAAGGCCCCGAGGCGCGCTGCCGCCCGCAAGGCCGCACGAAGGAGCAGCCCATGA
- a CDS encoding zinc-dependent peptidase — MTLFVAFGVMALLVAWFAGQPLWVALRRARIRRQPFPLAWREILRRRVPYVRHLPADLQLQLKKHIQVFVAEKPFIGCAGLAVTDEMRITIAAQACLLLLNRVRPGYYPMLRQVLVYPGAFAVDRVHADGSGVLQEQRLALSGESWSQGQVILSWQDTLDGAAAPGDGQNVVIHEFAHQLDQENGPANGAPHVPGRRARERWAQVMTAEFAQLQSAVESGESTLLNPYGATNPAEFFAVASEVFFEQPQALAERHPALYDELARCYRLNPLSWA, encoded by the coding sequence GTGACCCTCTTCGTCGCCTTCGGTGTGATGGCGTTGCTCGTGGCCTGGTTCGCCGGACAGCCGCTGTGGGTGGCGCTGCGCCGTGCGCGCATCCGGCGTCAGCCGTTTCCGCTGGCGTGGCGCGAGATCCTGCGCCGCCGGGTGCCCTACGTGCGGCACCTGCCGGCCGACCTGCAGCTGCAGCTGAAGAAGCACATCCAGGTGTTCGTGGCCGAGAAGCCTTTCATTGGCTGCGCCGGCCTCGCCGTCACCGACGAGATGCGCATCACCATCGCCGCGCAGGCCTGCCTGCTGCTGCTCAACCGCGTGCGGCCCGGCTACTACCCGATGCTGCGCCAGGTGCTGGTCTATCCCGGCGCCTTTGCCGTCGACCGGGTGCATGCCGATGGCAGTGGCGTGCTGCAGGAGCAGCGGCTCGCGCTCTCGGGCGAGTCGTGGTCGCAGGGGCAGGTGATCCTGTCGTGGCAGGACACGCTCGATGGCGCCGCCGCACCCGGCGATGGCCAGAACGTGGTGATCCACGAGTTCGCACACCAGCTCGACCAGGAAAACGGCCCCGCCAACGGCGCTCCGCACGTGCCCGGCCGCCGTGCGCGCGAGCGCTGGGCGCAGGTCATGACGGCGGAATTCGCGCAGTTGCAGTCGGCCGTCGAGTCGGGCGAGTCCACTCTGCTCAACCCGTATGGCGCCACCAACCCGGCCGAGTTCTTCGCGGTGGCGAGCGAGGTCTTCTTCGAGCAGCCGCAGGCCCTGGCCGAACGGCACCCGGCGCTGTACGACGAACTCGCGCGCTGCTACCGGCTCAACCCGCTGTCCTGGGCGTGA
- a CDS encoding acyl-CoA carboxylase subunit beta: MTSSWQAELDELARRQQLAARMGGEDKLKRHRDNGKLPVRERIAALVDEGSFIEVGGLAGSGQYDERGQLKDFTPSNVLMGRAQVEQRPVVVVGDDFTVRGGANDGAVGDKLIVAEQMAHDLRVPLVRLVDGTGGGGSVKNIELKGHTLLPKLKAWPYIARNLATVPVVSLGLGSVAGMGAARVSAAHYSLMVKDISQVFVAGPPVVERTGQKIGKNELGGSHIHTRNGVVDDEVASEAEGFARARRFLSYLPSSVHGLPPRSGVGREQASDPSLLRNAIPKNPRAVYKVRSIVESVVDAGSFMELGRHWGRAIATGLARLDGWPVAVIASDPYHYGGAFDRLSAEKYTRFIDFAELFHLPVINFVDIPGFRIGLEAEQEGVMRAGVRALTALSQTTVPWCSFILRKAFGVAAASHQHPERFAFRYAWPSAQWGSLPIEGGLEVAYKAEIEAAADPEAKRTEIEERVRGLTSPFRSAEAFVVEDIVDPADTRKLAVEFANLAAPLRVAGVTRFPYRP, encoded by the coding sequence ATGACGTCTTCCTGGCAGGCCGAACTCGACGAGCTGGCCCGGCGCCAGCAACTCGCCGCGCGCATGGGTGGCGAAGACAAGCTCAAGCGCCACCGTGACAACGGCAAGCTGCCGGTGCGCGAGCGCATCGCAGCGCTCGTCGACGAAGGTTCGTTCATCGAAGTCGGCGGCCTGGCCGGCAGCGGCCAGTACGACGAGCGCGGGCAGCTGAAAGACTTCACGCCGTCCAACGTGCTGATGGGCCGCGCGCAGGTCGAGCAGCGGCCGGTGGTGGTGGTCGGCGACGACTTCACCGTGCGCGGTGGTGCCAACGATGGCGCGGTGGGCGACAAGCTGATCGTGGCCGAACAGATGGCGCACGACCTGCGCGTGCCGCTGGTGCGCCTGGTCGACGGCACCGGGGGTGGCGGCTCGGTCAAGAACATTGAGCTCAAGGGCCACACGCTGCTCCCGAAGCTCAAGGCCTGGCCCTACATCGCGCGCAACCTCGCCACCGTGCCAGTGGTGTCGCTCGGCCTCGGCTCGGTGGCCGGCATGGGCGCGGCGCGCGTGTCGGCGGCGCACTACTCGCTGATGGTGAAAGACATCTCGCAGGTCTTCGTCGCCGGCCCGCCAGTGGTCGAGCGCACCGGCCAGAAGATCGGCAAGAACGAACTCGGCGGCAGCCACATCCACACCCGCAACGGCGTGGTCGACGACGAGGTGGCGAGCGAAGCCGAAGGCTTTGCGCGGGCGCGGCGCTTCCTCTCCTACCTGCCCTCGTCGGTGCATGGCCTGCCGCCGCGCAGCGGGGTGGGCCGCGAGCAGGCGAGCGATCCCAGCCTGCTTCGCAATGCGATCCCGAAGAACCCGCGTGCTGTCTACAAGGTGCGCAGCATCGTGGAGTCGGTGGTCGATGCCGGCAGCTTCATGGAGCTCGGCCGCCACTGGGGCCGCGCCATCGCCACCGGCCTCGCACGCCTCGATGGCTGGCCCGTTGCGGTGATCGCGAGCGACCCGTATCACTACGGCGGCGCGTTCGACCGGCTGAGTGCCGAGAAGTACACCCGCTTCATCGACTTCGCCGAGCTCTTCCACCTGCCGGTGATCAACTTCGTCGACATCCCGGGCTTCCGCATTGGCCTCGAAGCCGAGCAGGAAGGTGTGATGCGTGCCGGCGTGCGTGCGCTCACGGCCTTGTCGCAGACGACCGTGCCCTGGTGCAGCTTCATCCTGCGCAAGGCGTTCGGCGTGGCCGCGGCCTCGCACCAGCATCCGGAGCGTTTTGCCTTCCGTTATGCGTGGCCCTCGGCGCAATGGGGCTCGCTGCCCATCGAAGGTGGGCTCGAGGTCGCCTACAAGGCGGAGATCGAAGCCGCCGCCGACCCCGAAGCCAAGCGCACCGAGATCGAGGAACGTGTGCGCGGCCTGACCTCGCCCTTCCGCAGCGCCGAGGCCTTCGTCGTCGAAGACATCGTCGACCCCGCCGACACGCGCAAGCTGGCCGTCGAGTTCGCCAACCTCGCCGCACCGCTGCGCGTGGCGGGTGTCACCCGCTTCCCTTACAGACCCTGA
- a CDS encoding SDR family oxidoreductase, which produces MSDLPARGLTEPDPARHVFDETLGRAPARGRMQGRSVLVVGAGQQVVPDDPSPPTGNGRAIAMLLAREGAHVACLDRDAAAAQATVDLIQRDGGRAFPVIADVAQPPEIERAVQESLATMGRLDGLVINVGIGGPPLLAGQTPDAWDAAMAVNLRAHMLFCRAGLPVMAPGSAIVFISSTASLRPGTRIPSYDTSKAALAGLCRHVALEGEALGVRANVLAPGPIDTPLGRNASARRPARAAQRLPFGREGTAWEVGYATLFLLSHEASFINAQVIVADGGITGLQLR; this is translated from the coding sequence ATGAGCGACCTCCCCGCCCGTGGATTGACCGAGCCCGACCCGGCCCGCCACGTCTTCGACGAAACCCTGGGCCGAGCACCCGCCCGCGGCCGCATGCAGGGTCGCTCGGTGCTGGTGGTGGGCGCCGGCCAGCAGGTGGTGCCCGACGACCCGTCGCCGCCCACCGGCAACGGCCGCGCGATCGCGATGCTGCTCGCGCGCGAAGGCGCGCACGTCGCCTGCCTCGACCGCGACGCCGCCGCCGCGCAGGCCACCGTCGACCTCATCCAGCGCGACGGGGGCCGGGCCTTCCCCGTGATCGCCGACGTGGCCCAGCCGCCCGAGATCGAGCGCGCGGTGCAGGAAAGCCTCGCCACGATGGGCCGACTCGACGGCCTGGTGATCAACGTCGGCATCGGCGGCCCGCCGCTGCTCGCCGGCCAGACGCCCGACGCGTGGGATGCCGCGATGGCCGTCAACCTGCGTGCGCACATGCTCTTCTGCCGAGCCGGCCTGCCGGTGATGGCGCCGGGTAGCGCCATCGTCTTCATCTCGTCGACGGCGAGCCTTCGCCCCGGCACGCGCATCCCGTCGTACGACACCTCGAAGGCCGCGCTCGCTGGCCTGTGCCGCCATGTGGCGCTCGAAGGCGAAGCGCTCGGCGTGCGTGCCAACGTGCTCGCCCCCGGGCCCATCGACACCCCGCTCGGCCGCAACGCCAGCGCGCGCCGCCCGGCGCGTGCGGCGCAGCGCCTGCCCTTCGGCCGCGAAGGCACGGCGTGGGAGGTGGGCTACGCCACGCTCTTCCTGCTGTCGCACGAAGCCTCGTTCATCAACGCGCAGGTGATCGTGGCCGACGGCGGCATCACCGGCCTGCAGTTGCGCTAG
- a CDS encoding 3-oxoacid CoA-transferase subunit B: MTHTPLTRLQMAQRVAQDIPDGAYVNLGIGIPTLIAKCLPQDREVILHSENGILGMGPGPATITDVSLINASKEQVTLLPGAALFDHVLSFAMMRGGHLDLTVLGGFQVSQHGDLANWDTGAPGAIPAVGGAMDLAVGARRMFVVMEHVDKQGRPKLVRECSYPLTGRAVVDRVYTDLAVIDIEDGQLLVREIVPGLGFDGLQALTDARLTLALHPHRTT, encoded by the coding sequence ATGACGCATACGCCACTGACCCGATTGCAGATGGCCCAGCGCGTGGCGCAGGACATCCCCGACGGCGCCTACGTCAACCTCGGCATCGGCATCCCCACGCTGATCGCGAAATGCCTGCCGCAGGACCGCGAGGTCATCCTGCACAGCGAGAACGGCATCCTCGGCATGGGCCCCGGGCCGGCCACGATCACCGACGTGAGCCTCATCAACGCGAGCAAGGAACAGGTGACGCTCCTGCCCGGCGCGGCACTCTTCGATCATGTGCTCTCGTTCGCGATGATGCGCGGCGGCCACCTCGACCTCACGGTGCTCGGCGGCTTCCAGGTCTCGCAACACGGCGACCTCGCGAACTGGGACACCGGGGCACCGGGCGCCATTCCCGCGGTGGGTGGTGCGATGGACCTCGCAGTCGGCGCGCGCCGCATGTTCGTCGTGATGGAGCATGTCGACAAGCAGGGCCGGCCCAAGCTCGTGCGCGAATGCAGCTACCCGCTCACCGGCCGCGCCGTGGTCGACCGGGTCTACACCGACCTCGCGGTGATCGACATCGAAGACGGCCAGTTGCTCGTGCGCGAGATCGTGCCGGGCCTGGGCTTCGATGGACTTCAGGCGCTCACGGATGCACGATTGACCCTCGCCCTTCATCCCCACCGCACGACATGA
- a CDS encoding DUF4334 domain-containing protein: protein MSAETQLLEMIATKAAYPASMLMPLFDQLKPISAAEIIGMWRGGKFDGGKDPDPIKWYGKRFVSREHVDPLMCRAEDGSIYSYDKLGFAQLREVAHNGVVSASLIYDKQPIMDYFRKVTDNVIVGLGDIKGKPLDFFFHLTREG, encoded by the coding sequence ATGAGCGCAGAAACCCAACTGCTGGAGATGATCGCCACCAAGGCCGCCTACCCGGCCTCGATGCTGATGCCGCTCTTCGACCAGCTCAAGCCGATCAGCGCCGCCGAAATCATCGGCATGTGGCGCGGCGGCAAGTTCGACGGCGGCAAGGACCCCGACCCGATCAAGTGGTACGGCAAGCGCTTCGTCTCGCGCGAGCACGTCGACCCGCTGATGTGCCGCGCCGAAGACGGCTCGATCTATTCCTACGACAAGCTCGGCTTCGCGCAGCTGCGCGAGGTGGCGCACAACGGCGTGGTGTCGGCCTCGCTGATCTACGACAAGCAGCCGATCATGGATTACTTCCGCAAGGTCACCGACAACGTGATCGTCGGACTGGGCGACATCAAGGGCAAACCGCTGGACTTCTTCTTCCACCTCACGCGCGAAGGATGA
- a CDS encoding 3-oxoacid CoA-transferase subunit A, whose amino-acid sequence MLDKTVATLADAVRGVHDGATLLVGGFGVSGVPQELLCALLDQGARDLVVVNNNGGNGPKGLSQLIEAGRVRKVITSYARSANPARPSAQALAEAYHAGLVELECVPQGTIAERLRAAGAGIGPFFTPVSYGTPLAEGKETRVIDGRGYVLEHPLHGDFAFVKAQAADRHGNLVFKNAERNFGHVMATAAKTTVVQVEEIVPLGAIPPEQVMLPGIFVQRVVQCHHEPWI is encoded by the coding sequence ATGCTCGACAAGACCGTTGCCACGCTGGCCGACGCCGTGCGCGGCGTACACGACGGCGCCACGCTGCTCGTGGGCGGCTTCGGTGTCTCGGGCGTGCCGCAGGAACTGCTGTGCGCGCTGCTCGACCAGGGCGCGCGTGATCTGGTGGTCGTCAACAACAACGGCGGCAACGGGCCGAAGGGCCTGAGCCAGCTGATCGAGGCCGGGCGTGTGCGCAAGGTGATCACCTCGTATGCGCGCTCGGCCAACCCGGCGCGGCCCAGCGCGCAGGCGCTGGCCGAGGCCTATCACGCCGGCCTTGTCGAACTCGAATGCGTGCCGCAGGGCACCATCGCCGAGCGGCTGCGCGCGGCCGGCGCCGGCATCGGCCCCTTTTTCACGCCGGTGTCGTATGGCACGCCGCTGGCCGAGGGCAAGGAAACACGCGTGATCGATGGACGCGGCTATGTGCTCGAACACCCGCTGCACGGCGACTTCGCCTTCGTGAAGGCACAGGCCGCCGACCGCCACGGCAACCTCGTCTTCAAGAACGCTGAGCGCAACTTCGGCCATGTGATGGCCACTGCCGCGAAGACGACGGTGGTGCAGGTGGAAGAGATCGTGCCGCTCGGCGCCATTCCGCCCGAGCAGGTGATGCTGCCGGGCATCTTCGTGCAGCGGGTGGTGCAGTGCCACCACGAGCCCTGGATATGA
- a CDS encoding DUF2845 domain-containing protein — protein sequence MKPTPVAAALVFAAATLAPWAAQAQSMRCKNDLANVGEGKASVLQKCGEPMHRESFCKPVAQTPAPSPNAGGTTVVNVTPCETVDEWTYNPGRGQFLTILRFESGRLAGISYGDRVK from the coding sequence ATGAAACCCACCCCCGTCGCCGCCGCGCTTGTCTTCGCTGCCGCCACGCTCGCGCCTTGGGCCGCGCAGGCGCAATCGATGCGCTGCAAGAACGACCTCGCCAATGTCGGCGAGGGCAAGGCGTCGGTGCTGCAGAAATGCGGCGAGCCGATGCACCGCGAGTCGTTCTGCAAGCCGGTGGCGCAGACGCCGGCGCCGAGCCCCAACGCGGGCGGCACGACTGTCGTCAACGTGACGCCCTGCGAGACCGTCGACGAGTGGACCTACAACCCCGGGCGCGGCCAGTTCCTGACCATCCTGCGCTTCGAGTCGGGCCGGCTCGCGGGCATCTCCTACGGCGATCGTGTGAAGTAG
- a CDS encoding acetyl-CoA carboxylase biotin carboxyl carrier protein subunit — protein MPQIESPLTGRVLSVLVSEGDAVTPSMSLMLIESMKMEIPLEAETSGVVAKVLVAEGDEISEGQAVIALS, from the coding sequence ATGCCCCAGATCGAATCCCCGCTGACCGGCCGTGTGCTGTCGGTCCTCGTGTCCGAAGGTGATGCCGTCACGCCCAGCATGTCGCTGATGCTCATCGAGTCGATGAAGATGGAGATCCCGCTCGAAGCGGAAACCTCGGGCGTCGTCGCCAAGGTGCTGGTGGCCGAGGGCGACGAGATCAGCGAAGGCCAGGCGGTCATCGCACTCTCGTAA